A DNA window from Impatiens glandulifera chromosome 7, dImpGla2.1, whole genome shotgun sequence contains the following coding sequences:
- the LOC124910401 gene encoding protein MHF1 homolog isoform X1, which yields MEGGRGNGSDAERDEDNAATDLLRDRFRLCTISIAEAEVKENNLEITQPVMTCISDLAFKYAEQLAKDLELFAQHAGRKSVNMEDVILTAHRNEHLVTLLRSFSNDLKAKEALSDRKRKKTVKRDGKVTSGIIIDLPDS from the exons ATGGAAGGAGGGAGAGGTAACGGAAGCGATGCAGAAAGAGATGAAGATAACGCGGCCACCGATTTGCTGAGAGATCGATTCCGACTCTGCACAATATCTATTGCTGAAGCAGAAG TAAAAGAGAATAATCTGGAAATTACTCAACCTGTGATGACTTGTATTTCAGACCTAGCTTTCAAATATGCAG AGCAATTGGCTAAAGATCTTGAATTATTCGCGCAGCATGCTGGTCGTAAATCTGTGAATATGGAAGATGTAATCCTTACTG CCCACAGGAATGAGCATCTTGTTACGTTATTGAGGTCCTTTTCAAACGATCTCAAGGCGAAAGAAGCTCTTTCTGACAGGAAACGCAAAAAGACAGTGAAAAGAGATGGAAAGGTTACATCAGGAATTATCATTGATCTTCCAGATTCTTAA
- the LOC124910401 gene encoding protein MHF1 homolog isoform X2 has product MEGGRGNGSDAERDEDNAATDLLRDRFRLCTISIAEAEEQLAKDLELFAQHAGRKSVNMEDVILTAHRNEHLVTLLRSFSNDLKAKEALSDRKRKKTVKRDGKVTSGIIIDLPDS; this is encoded by the exons ATGGAAGGAGGGAGAGGTAACGGAAGCGATGCAGAAAGAGATGAAGATAACGCGGCCACCGATTTGCTGAGAGATCGATTCCGACTCTGCACAATATCTATTGCTGAAGCAGAAG AGCAATTGGCTAAAGATCTTGAATTATTCGCGCAGCATGCTGGTCGTAAATCTGTGAATATGGAAGATGTAATCCTTACTG CCCACAGGAATGAGCATCTTGTTACGTTATTGAGGTCCTTTTCAAACGATCTCAAGGCGAAAGAAGCTCTTTCTGACAGGAAACGCAAAAAGACAGTGAAAAGAGATGGAAAGGTTACATCAGGAATTATCATTGATCTTCCAGATTCTTAA